The proteins below come from a single Argentina anserina chromosome 1, drPotAnse1.1, whole genome shotgun sequence genomic window:
- the LOC126798854 gene encoding PRA1 family protein F1-like codes for MTTYGTIPTETLPSLNEDIVSQAKEQIELCLGIQRPWLEMIQLQDLRPPSSLNQYIQRIRTNIAFFRMNYAIIILAILFISLLWHPISLLVLIIILAAWLFLYFLHDKPLVVFDHEIHQRFLMAALFLVTTLVLFLTYVKYNIIMALSIGLAFILVHGAIREPEDVAFTVDDEEGSGGGPVQKVSLKDAASSSYSLSQ; via the coding sequence ATGACGACCTACGGAACTATCCCGACAGAAACATTGCCATCCTTGAATGAAGATATTGTTTCACAAGCAAAAGAACAGATTGAATTATGCCTTGGCATACAAAGACCATGGCTGGAGATGATTCAGCTCCAAGATCTCAGACCTCCCTCCTCCTTAAATCAATACATCCAAAGAATCAGGACAAACATTGCCTTCTTCCGCATGAACTACGCCATTATCATATTGGCCATTCTCTTCATAAGCCTTTTATGGCACCCCATCTCATTGCTAGTCTTAATTATCATATTGGCTGCATGGTTGTTTCTATATTTTTTACATGACAAACCCCTGGTGGTTTTTGACCATGAAATCCATCAACGATTCCTGATGGCAGCTTTGTTCTTGGTCACAACCCTCGTACTCTTCCTTACTTATGTGAAATATAACATTATAATGGCACTTTCCATCGGCCTTGCTTTTATTTTGGTTCATGGAGCCATAAGGGAGCCTGAGGATGTCGCCTTCACtgtggatgatgaagaaggatCAGGTGGTGGCCCTGTTCAGAAAGTCTCACTGAAAGATGCTgcctcttcttcttattctctGTCTCAGTAA